AAGAATAGAACCAGGCCAACTGGAACCATTGCGTAGGCAGTACGGGTAAAAGAAAACACCATAGCAAAGAAGATAATGCCTGCGCTTAATAATAGTACAAGTTTCTTTTTTACACTAAAGGGGCCAAAAGCAAGCACAAAGCAGACTAGACCACTAAAGGCCATGAACATACCGAAACTAGATACGTCGGCTAGTATTGACCACCTTCTAAATCTGCCACCTACCGTGCTTAAGCCTAGCACCTTTGGGTTACTGTATACCCAAACTTTCTCAAACTCAAAGAGTCCGAAGTATTCTTGTTTTAAGGCGTAAATAGCAGTAAATACTGCTAGTGCAAGCCAAAATTTGGTGAAAAGTATCACGAAGGATCTGCTACTGAAAGCAAATATGGCTACTAGTACAAATAGAAATCCGGTAAATACCCCTCTCAACCCTACTAGCCAGCCTTGAATAGATAATGAGTTGGGGTTGAAAACTTGGAGTAGCTGGTACAAGAGCCATATCACCAATACGATTACTACCGGGCTCTTGATAATTTTAGTTTTTGGCTTTCGCTGTAGAAAAATACCAATAAACGTTACTAGAATAGTGATGCTGGTAATCGCTCCAAAAGGTATATCCGGACGTAATCGGATTAGTGTGAAGATAGAGAACGATTGCAGGACAATAAGCAACATTCCAATGCGAATGTTAAACAAGCAGACCAGTAGAAAACCAGCCCCGGTCAACCCACCTAATAGAACAGTACCAATTAAAGGCCCCCTTTTTGCAACAATGACTGTTATGAGTAGGGAGCCGAATAATGCAACGATAAAGGTAGATAGGTAAATGAACCTTCTACTCATCACTGTATCTAGTACTTTACTACGTATGTCGCCAATTTGTATCACGAGTCAGTTAATTTGACTTTATGCATTCTTGATCAAAAGAATAAAGTTTTTAGGAATAGAAAAAGATAGATGAACAATACAAAAGAAATGACTAGTCTTTGGAGTAGACGTTTGTGGTAGGCTTGTTCTTTTTTTGAAGAGTGATCGTCGTTATGTACCATTGGTCTTAGCTATTAGAAAGGATTCAGTTATCTTCCAAAATTCTTTTGCTCTTGCTTCCCAAGAGTTTGCTGCCACCCAGTTATATCGCTCTTGTTCTTTAGCTGGGCTATCTTCAGCAATTGCCCGATTGATTAGTGAAGTAAACTCCCGGTTATTTTGCGCTACGTATACCACTGGTTCAAACTTTTCAACTTCTTCAGAGAAGTTGGTAGTGATTACGGGTTTACCGGCAGCTAGGTATTCATTGAGCTTGAGTGGGTATATGCTTTTTGTTAAAGTAGTCAACTTGAAGGGAATAATCGTACAGTGTACTTTCTGCAAATATGAAGGTAGCAGGCTGATATTTTTTGCTCCAATGAATTTGATATTAGAAATTTGATCTAATTGATATTTATTGAATTCGTTGGAGTTAAGGGGGCCAATCAGCAGAATTAGTTTTTGCTGGTGATGTAAGGCAATATCCTTGAGTAACTGATAGTTAACCCGACCATCAAGGTTGCCAATGTAGCAAATAATACGGCGCTTTTCACCAAGAATTTCACTGGGTTCGGCTAAATTTGGGTTAGATACTTGCTTAAAAAGAGAAATATCCGCCGCATTAGGTAGGTAGAAAACATTGTTAGCGTACTTAGACTTCAAACGAGTTAGTTCAATAGAAGTAGTTAAGGTGATGTCCGTACTTCGCAGAGCGTTTGTTTCCAAACGTGGGCCGTGCTTCTGCATATACCGCGATTCACTAATGTCATCTACTGCCTGGTAAATTGATAGTACTGGGGTAAGCTTCTTGAGAAAGTATTTGCCATATAGTGGGTTAAATGAATTAATGAAAATATACTCTCGGATATTAAAATCCTGTATTAGTTTCTTAATGGTACAATAAACAATCTTATCATTTCTTTTGGATAACAAGCTATAAAGCTTCCCGATTGGTAGCGCATTTATCGGTAGGGTCATTGGGGAAGTTACCACGGTGAAGTTAGGGGGAGCCCCCTTCACTTTAGTGTAGTTATCACGACCAGTTAATAATGCTTTCTTGCGCGATTGAATGTACTGGGTACTGTGCAGAGTGATAAAATCTTTCACAGTAAAAGGATTATCAATGTAAAACACTCTGTTGCTCTTGGCCAACTCTTTCGCTAAAGAATACGATGTTGAGGAGTAGGGAGTATCCCAACGTGGCAATGCTAACATGATAATATCGATAGAATCGAGGTTATGCACTGTTCTTAGCTTTAAGGTAATTTAAACCATAGACAAACCCTTGTTTGTAGAAGCCCACCATACAGTGTAGCGTATGAAGCAATCTTACGTTGAAGTGAGTATATAAAAACCGCTGCGTCACGATAAACATTACTGCATACGAAAACAACGTTCCGTATACTGCTCCTTTCAGGCCGAAGTAGTAAATGAAAATAAAATTTGACAAAATGTTCACGAGCATTCCGGCAAATACAAAGTAGAAATTAATATTTGGTCGATTGGTAGCCTCTAAAATCACCCCGAATTGCCTCGAGAACGGTAAAAACAGTCCATAAAGAATGGTCAACTGAAGAATGGGAACTGCATCCAAGTAGTTATCACCAGCAATAAGCAGTATAATAAATTTGGGTATGAGCAATACCACTGCCATACCTGGAAGAATAATGGCTAGAGTGAGCCCGACTGATTTTTCGTATAAGTTTTTTACGGCTCGTTCTCCGTCTAGGTTAGCTCTACGGGCACTTTGCGGAAATATTAGCGATGCGATAGCCGTAGTAGGGTACTCGACTAGGTTGGTAACTCTCCCAGCAATATTATAAACGGCTACGGAAGCGTTAGATAACAAAAGTGCAATCATAATATGATCTACGCTTTTGTAAAGCACGGAGCTTAGGTTTGTCGCCATACTAAACCTTCCGAACGAGAACAGCTTTTTTACCCATACCCACGAAAGTGATGCTAGTTGGGGAAGGTAAGGCTTAGTAAAAAAGTAAGCAACTACTGCAGCGATAGCGGTAGTTCCAATTTGTACCCATACCAAATGGACTAGCAATACATCTGAGTTAAGAAAATAGAAAACAGCTACGTAAAGA
This region of Tunicatimonas pelagia genomic DNA includes:
- a CDS encoding flippase, whose protein sequence is MGPVEKKVWIRSGIFTLLQRGSVLVIGFGTVYFLARMLEKDVFGSWVLFLTITTILEIGKQGLIQNGTIKFLASENKSNYAQIVKASFILNTLITTLLSALVVVVSYGLLHFYGEGEIRQLLLFYAIVMLAQLPLSHFEIIQQANFYFEGIFYSYLMRQGGLFLYVAVFYFLNSDVLLVHLVWVQIGTTAIAAVVAYFFTKPYLPQLASLSWVWVKKLFSFGRFSMATNLSSVLYKSVDHIMIALLLSNASVAVYNIAGRVTNLVEYPTTAIASLIFPQSARRANLDGERAVKNLYEKSVGLTLAIILPGMAVVLLIPKFIILLIAGDNYLDAVPILQLTILYGLFLPFSRQFGVILEATNRPNINFYFVFAGMLVNILSNFIFIYYFGLKGAVYGTLFSYAVMFIVTQRFLYTHFNVRLLHTLHCMVGFYKQGFVYGLNYLKAKNSA
- a CDS encoding glycosyltransferase, with product MHNLDSIDIIMLALPRWDTPYSSTSYSLAKELAKSNRVFYIDNPFTVKDFITLHSTQYIQSRKKALLTGRDNYTKVKGAPPNFTVVTSPMTLPINALPIGKLYSLLSKRNDKIVYCTIKKLIQDFNIREYIFINSFNPLYGKYFLKKLTPVLSIYQAVDDISESRYMQKHGPRLETNALRSTDITLTTSIELTRLKSKYANNVFYLPNAADISLFKQVSNPNLAEPSEILGEKRRIICYIGNLDGRVNYQLLKDIALHHQQKLILLIGPLNSNEFNKYQLDQISNIKFIGAKNISLLPSYLQKVHCTIIPFKLTTLTKSIYPLKLNEYLAAGKPVITTNFSEEVEKFEPVVYVAQNNREFTSLINRAIAEDSPAKEQERYNWVAANSWEARAKEFWKITESFLIAKTNGT
- a CDS encoding O-antigen ligase family protein; this translates as MIQIGDIRSKVLDTVMSRRFIYLSTFIVALFGSLLITVIVAKRGPLIGTVLLGGLTGAGFLLVCLFNIRIGMLLIVLQSFSIFTLIRLRPDIPFGAITSITILVTFIGIFLQRKPKTKIIKSPVVIVLVIWLLYQLLQVFNPNSLSIQGWLVGLRGVFTGFLFVLVAIFAFSSRSFVILFTKFWLALAVFTAIYALKQEYFGLFEFEKVWVYSNPKVLGLSTVGGRFRRWSILADVSSFGMFMAFSGLVCFVLAFGPFSVKKKLVLLLSAGIIFFAMVFSFTRTAYAMVPVGLVLFFLMNVNNKKILAVSIVSFIAGVVLIFGPFYSGPLNRIRSTFRPTEDASYAVRENNRSLIQPYILENPIGGGPQSTGFPGERYHPGHTLAGFPPDNFYLRTALEYGWVGLFLFLTLYATIMVLGIRGFYQVRDPTIKILYAAYITCLFSLSIANFAQIAHGQPPLSFIVGSIYALMYRMKEFDYNPDK